A window from Primulina huaijiensis isolate GDHJ02 chromosome 11, ASM1229523v2, whole genome shotgun sequence encodes these proteins:
- the LOC140987272 gene encoding uncharacterized protein isoform X2 produces MPNYPKLELHAADSRLLGSLDSASLPSEPPDIRNWFSSYVYESNTLHGFQDFDASAGIFNEEEKKAKLDDIRVVDKVNDGLLAGKMESLDGVVKCNESDELENSKRADVISRLSDSDSLLLASEPPDIRNWFSSYLYETPMLDTTDGFTFSDYKEGEESEACNAELASHSRISEVVKSIDLVKGSKQTYQTDSMDGQKLERNRISHVPNELSSERISQHMLPEQKAQACSHHSVEECIKKNTDGKENNAKSDNTFMCRTTRSHTVVHVENDTGRQGGKYLPLIQTKDNSENSLSNKGDFGKENLETALPENGFVCTRNSGKRTDIESFTKPQRVQFQTLRKGVKHGPNPMENANTRRNVLSETTNFPLTNALEITGKWCCPQRNKPNRGPPLKQVRLEQWVRQV; encoded by the exons ATGCCCAATTATCCAAAATTGGAGCTTCACGCCGCGGATTCTCGG CTTCTGGGTTCTCTGGATTCGGCGTCACTTCCATCAG AACCTCCTGACATCCGAAACTGGTTCTCAAGCTATGTATATGAGTCCAATACGCTCCATGGTTTTCAAGATTTTGATGCATCTGCCGGGATTTTCAATGAGGAAGAAAAGAAAGCGAAGTTGGATGATATTCGAGTAGTTGACAAAGTTAATGATGGTTTACTCGCTGGTAAAATGGAATCTTTGGATGGGGTTGTTAAATGTAATGAGTCTGATGAATTGGAAAACAGCAAGCGTGCCGATGTG ATTTCAAGATTGTCCGACTCCGACTCACTTTTGCTTGCTTCAG AGCCTCCTGACATTCGGAACTGGTTCTCTAGCTATTTGTACGAAACACCTATGCTGGATACTACAGATGGTTTCACATTTTCTGACTATAAAGAAGGCGAAGAAAGTGAGGCATGTAATGCTGAATTGGCCAGCCATAGCAGAATTTCAGAAGTAGTTAAAAGTATCGATTTAGTTAAAGGTTCCAAGCAGACTTATCAAACTGACTCTATG GATGGTCAAAAGCTTGAACGTAACCGAATTTCCCATGTGCCAAATGAGCTATCATCTGAAAGGATTTCTCAGCACATGTTGCCAGAACAGAAAGCACAAGCATGTAGCCATCACTCAGTCGaagaatgcataaaaaaaaacacagatGGTAAAGAAAATAATGCGAAGTCAGATAATACATTCATGTGCAGAACAACTCGGAGTCATACAGTAGTGCATGTGGAGAATGATACAGGTCGTCAAGGAGGAAAATATCTTCCTTTAATTCAAACAAAGGATAATTCTGAAAACAGCCTATCAAACAAAGGAGATTTTGGGAAAGAAAACTTAGAAACTGCACTTCcagaaaatggttttgtttgtACAAGAAACAGTGGTAAACGAACGGACATTGAGAGCTTCACAAAGCCTCAAAGAGTTCAATTCCAGACCCTAAGAAAAGGTGTGAAACATGGGCCGAACCCCATGGAGAACGCTAATACAAGGAGAAATGTTTTGTCTGAAACCACAAATTTTCCCTTGACTAATGCACTGGAGATTACAGGAAAGTGGTGTTGCCCTCAAAGAAATAAACCGAACCGTGGCCCTCCTTTGAAGCAGGTTCGATTGGAGCAGTGGGTTCGTCAAGTCTAA
- the LOC140987272 gene encoding uncharacterized protein isoform X1 translates to MPNYPKLELHAADSRLLGSLDSASLPSEPPDIRNWFSSYVYESNTLHGFQDFDASAGIFNEEEKKAKLDDIRVVDKVNDGLLAGKMESLDGVVKCNESDELENSKRADVISRLSDSDSLLLASVSEPPDIRNWFSSYLYETPMLDTTDGFTFSDYKEGEESEACNAELASHSRISEVVKSIDLVKGSKQTYQTDSMDGQKLERNRISHVPNELSSERISQHMLPEQKAQACSHHSVEECIKKNTDGKENNAKSDNTFMCRTTRSHTVVHVENDTGRQGGKYLPLIQTKDNSENSLSNKGDFGKENLETALPENGFVCTRNSGKRTDIESFTKPQRVQFQTLRKGVKHGPNPMENANTRRNVLSETTNFPLTNALEITGKWCCPQRNKPNRGPPLKQVRLEQWVRQV, encoded by the exons ATGCCCAATTATCCAAAATTGGAGCTTCACGCCGCGGATTCTCGG CTTCTGGGTTCTCTGGATTCGGCGTCACTTCCATCAG AACCTCCTGACATCCGAAACTGGTTCTCAAGCTATGTATATGAGTCCAATACGCTCCATGGTTTTCAAGATTTTGATGCATCTGCCGGGATTTTCAATGAGGAAGAAAAGAAAGCGAAGTTGGATGATATTCGAGTAGTTGACAAAGTTAATGATGGTTTACTCGCTGGTAAAATGGAATCTTTGGATGGGGTTGTTAAATGTAATGAGTCTGATGAATTGGAAAACAGCAAGCGTGCCGATGTG ATTTCAAGATTGTCCGACTCCGACTCACTTTTGCTTGCTTCAG taTCAGAGCCTCCTGACATTCGGAACTGGTTCTCTAGCTATTTGTACGAAACACCTATGCTGGATACTACAGATGGTTTCACATTTTCTGACTATAAAGAAGGCGAAGAAAGTGAGGCATGTAATGCTGAATTGGCCAGCCATAGCAGAATTTCAGAAGTAGTTAAAAGTATCGATTTAGTTAAAGGTTCCAAGCAGACTTATCAAACTGACTCTATG GATGGTCAAAAGCTTGAACGTAACCGAATTTCCCATGTGCCAAATGAGCTATCATCTGAAAGGATTTCTCAGCACATGTTGCCAGAACAGAAAGCACAAGCATGTAGCCATCACTCAGTCGaagaatgcataaaaaaaaacacagatGGTAAAGAAAATAATGCGAAGTCAGATAATACATTCATGTGCAGAACAACTCGGAGTCATACAGTAGTGCATGTGGAGAATGATACAGGTCGTCAAGGAGGAAAATATCTTCCTTTAATTCAAACAAAGGATAATTCTGAAAACAGCCTATCAAACAAAGGAGATTTTGGGAAAGAAAACTTAGAAACTGCACTTCcagaaaatggttttgtttgtACAAGAAACAGTGGTAAACGAACGGACATTGAGAGCTTCACAAAGCCTCAAAGAGTTCAATTCCAGACCCTAAGAAAAGGTGTGAAACATGGGCCGAACCCCATGGAGAACGCTAATACAAGGAGAAATGTTTTGTCTGAAACCACAAATTTTCCCTTGACTAATGCACTGGAGATTACAGGAAAGTGGTGTTGCCCTCAAAGAAATAAACCGAACCGTGGCCCTCCTTTGAAGCAGGTTCGATTGGAGCAGTGGGTTCGTCAAGTCTAA